ggcctacatagctatttccttagcctgcacaccggatcggcgtgtgggccggcatctagctaatgtaaagccacctcattaggtgcttttagccttttgaacggcaagaacacctaaagatgtggtgagagaaagccgcgcgtctttctagctggcgcgagtgcacggagcgggtgcacgcgcgcgggtgcctttgtaggtaaaattcgtcgcacgcgtccgcgccagttagcgtcgccaattactgtttttcgttaacccgctccagctagcaaactaatcgcaaatggtccgagattggcgcaataaccatgcattcccttatctggatctggatgcacctattcaccaatgcttgctttaaagtaacttgtcgactcgtcctgataatatttgtgcgaccgtgaagaaaatgtatgccgtcagttatttttcaatttatatgaaataaaggtgttaaatgtattcaaaagtttttatttcatatgtatatataatggaacgctactatcttagcttggcaagcagttaagagtcgctgatacttgtaatgtattcactgcgttaattttaggtttaagattctttattctcactaagaatttgacaattcacttacatgagaacttaaaactacacaatttaatcctgcttcatatggcaaacgaagggaacgttgctttgaaccacgacgcaatctcaaatgtttcacttttacacaattttcctgcagagagacaaaacaagtatgtacatagtacctttttacgatttattttatcgtaacatataaacttagatttattttcttgctgctaattatggtactccaactactccataaatacatttacttacctacttattgcttaggaatcttatttcatgtttaataataagtttatataacgtttctagcgggacataacgcgaactttaaaaaatataatgctttttctacctttatcactcgaatatgtaagagcaagagagataaatagacgaaacttactagttcaaggtaaccactcgttttattgtcaaagttccgaattaaacaaacttattcttcggtgacattttttagcgtttataagcgactatacggatccagcatttgccgctcattcggttctcctattgcacgcaagatgtcattactagagaggatttgaaaaatcataattaagtagtttagtgccatttattgagcggtaatactttaaaaaaacatataaattactttttcattatatttcaggcatgcaaagtgatgtaaatggttacaaaagtaactgtatattaatgacattttttagttccagtttacgccgcagcgcatgatcaaaattattaatatcatcttccctggacactttcggtctttggtgtcatataagtaattaatgcttaattgaagaccttccaaataggatatgactcaaatgtatataccaatagtaaaaattacccaaactgctaccaaggctccatctagtgccaggtagaacaaacaaagcggcatttaccacaattaattaacgaaaaaactcgttttattaccgcccctgcaagcatttgagtgcaagtatatatatattaaaataccttataaaaatgtcttttaaatgatatatatggcttgagtatacaaacaagtttcagtgtttaatagcagtatttttaattcaagcatatgttatatcaactaattccagccctgtacgtacttaaacgtaagtagtggtaaacagaaatctagaatttctcatattctttcatacaaaacacctaacaaccggctacataacaagtactttgtaaaacaacagtttatattggccactcttttttttaaattgctcagtccctgcacgttatccaaagttggtgtcatacaataaaataatgctaagagtaaaccctttcaaacgagatatgtctcaacagtatacatccatgggacgaattgcccattctccttttcgttcgcgatttcggggttggtcccatagtaaaagttgttcagtatgaacTAAACTTCAATGGGTCTCCTTCTTTGCCTATACGAGGAAcctatattatacattttagaTTCATAAACCTTACTTGATAGATGGGCACACTTTTCTTGTCTCTGCATCCAAATTGGCCAATAGGGACTTATAGAGGGCATGTGTCTGACGAGTCTGTTGTTTCGCCATCACTACAAATATGCCTTCAACTGGGCCCAGACCTGAACTTAGTTTCAGTAGGTTTGACGCGCAATCATTTTGCCCGAGGTCTAAGGAGGTCGTTATAGCATTCACGCCCAATTTCCGCCAGGATCTGTCAACAAAATAATGGTAGTTACAAGTGTTACAACTATGCTGTCTAAGATAGTttcgtttttaattatttggaaCCTTCGATCCTTAATAGTAACTGGTCAGATCTTATGGACTGGCCAGTGAGTCAGTCGTTTATGTGCCCATACAATTTCTtggatttattattaaatatcttCAAAGATACCTCAAAATAACAGTTATAAATTTTCTCTTGGATGAGGTGCTGCTGTAATCGTTTGCACCATAGCCTGTGTCGGTTATACCTACAGCACTTGTGTACTGAGACGCGGCCCAATGTGGGCGAGCTGCAGATGGAGCGCGCCTGCGCCCCGTTGCACCAGGCGCGAGGCCAGGCACATGGTGAGCCCCGACGAGTCGCCTATCACCAGCTGGCTGTATGCTTTTGAGCATGTTAGTCTACGAAACAGAAAAAGGAATGAAGGAATGGTGATTTATTGAGGAAGTTCTAAAGACTGTCAAACTATCACCTAACCAAGTTTTTCGATAATGAATGAATATGAGCCAATTTTGTGTACATAATAATGTGTGTTGCTGCTCTGGCTTTTCTGCTGCAGCCAAAAATGAAAGATGTGACATCTTTCCGTTTAAAACGTTTTTCTGCTCTTTATTTAATGATTAGTAGTTATGTCCCGGCCCGTTTCATGGTAAACGATCAccttagcctatggacgccgtCAGGTCCAGGGGTGATgcaaaaaagtacaaattaattattgtatatGTAGTGTAGCAAAGTTGTATTGTCCATAGATATCAACCattaaatactcgtaataatggACCTGGGCTCCACAAGTGATGTCGGCGAATCGTGGACGCGCAGCATAACTCGGCCGCGGTGTCGACTGTGCGCGAGCAAGCTAAAAGCGCGCGTAGCGTCGCAGGGCGCGTACACAACTCGGGACAGCGGACGTACCCAGCCCCCGCTGATGCCCTCCGCCACCAAGTGTTGCAGCCTCTgcgtaaaaatttaattaggaTTTTACTTAACTTCCTAATATTACATTAAGCATTTAAATTAGTCTCGTATATGTATAGTCTAGTTCACAAACATGTTTACAAGCCAACGAatatattaagagggaagaataactaTGCGATCCTaatgaaataacggtactttttctatgaaatttccatttagCGAGAAAACAGTCTCCACTAAGTAAATCtgaacaaatcactttgattttgatgtcgatcgcttcagcataatataggTTCATAGTGTCCGCTTGAATTTTTTTGTAtcgcaaattttgaaaaaaaaaaggaaacctataaaacctagtttttcattgtgtcaataacatactcaAATATCATGGAGAAtgcaaaa
The nucleotide sequence above comes from Cydia pomonella isolate Wapato2018A chromosome 2, ilCydPomo1, whole genome shotgun sequence. Encoded proteins:
- the LOC133532575 gene encoding fatty acid synthase-like, which gives rise to MLRVHDSPTSLVEPRLTCSKAYSQLVIGDSSGLTMCLASRLVQRGAGALHLQLAHIGPRLSTQVLSWRKLGVNAITTSLDLGQNDCASNLLKLSSGLGPVEGIFVVMAKQQTRQTHALYKSLLANLDAETRKVCPSIK